The Bacillus sp. SM2101 genome includes the window AAGGCCTAAAATTTTCATACTATCACCTACCATCTGTTTTTCCATGGAAGGATTCCAACAAAATCTTTTGCAAGAAGTTCATATGCTATGTCTCTTTGTGGTGGATGGAACTGTCCAGCTATTACATCCTTATATAGTTCAGATAAATAATTCTTTTTTGACAAAGATTTAACTCCAACTATTTTTAAACCAGTATCAACAATTTCTTTTGCAGATTGTGTTGAGTATTCTTTAGTAATAAGACTAATTTTCTTTATTTCTTTTTTAGATTCATAACTTATCGGCGTATCCATGACTGATTGAAGAGCTTCACACAATTGAATAATTTGAGAGTAACTTGTTTCTAGTTTTATTATCATTTCAGCAATACTATATTGAGATCCAGGGAAGAAGGCAAGCGGTTTGTCAAAATGTGGGACTTTATGTTTAACTGTATGATTCTTTATATACTCTGTAGCACTTTTGGCGATACCGTAATATACAGATGAAATGCTTAATCTGAAAAGGTAACCAAATAAATCAGTTTGGGATATAGATGTGCTAGGCATTAATAATACATCTTCACTTGAAACAAATACATTATTTAGCTCAACACTATTACTTTCAGTATGTTCCATTGAAATGGAATCCCAGTTTTTCTTAATATTAATACCCTGAGTATTTTTATTAACAATTACTACTATTATTCCATGATCCTTTTCTTGATAGTTTTCTATTCTACAATACATGGGTAAATATGTAACAAGTGGTTCCATTGAAATAAAATTTTTAACACCGTTTAATATATACCCACCCTTAACAGGTGAGGCTATAATGTTAAAATCTTTTTCTCTTAATTTATCTGGTGAAACAAAATAAAGCCCCGGTTCATTAAGGGAAGCTAATAGACTTCCCTCATTCAAAACGGAATTAATATATTTGTTTACTTTCTTTCTGTCAGGTAAAAGAAGCTTTAATCCCCATAAAGTATATAAGTGCATGGCAAAGGATAATGCAGTGTGGTGGCATATGCTTGATAGATTACTTATAAATACGAAGTAATCCTTTGGCGTCAGACCTTCTTCTAAGGTTAGCAAATGGTACTCCTCATTGATTAAGTAATCAATTTTTCCTTGTATGTCCTCAACATTAAAATCTCTTAATTTCATTTCAATTTCCTCATAACTCTTCATTATTAAACCCCATTTAGTATATCTTTTCACCTTGTTTCATTTTCTCTTCAGGTAAAAGTAAGTTTCGGATAAGACCATGATCTTTATTAACTTTTTTAGGGATAATATTTCCTTCCCTATCATAGAGGTTGTTAAAATTAGCAAAAACTTTTTTTACATCTTTTGTTGTGAAATGTATAGCAAAAGACCTTCGAAATCGATTTATGGTATCGTTAGAACTGGAACCATGTATAGTATTTCCATCAAATACAACTACATCACCCGGTTGTGTTTTAATACATACTTCATTCATTTCTTCAGAAAGGTTTGTATTAGCATTATTAACTTGTGTGGATAAAATTCCATATGGATGTTCAGCTTTAAGGTTAATTGACAACAAACCATACTGATGGGACTTTGGGAGAAAACAAAGACTACCGTTTTCTTGGTCACTTTCATCTAAGCTTATCCATAGTGCTACATTTTTATCTGGTATACACCCATTATCTATATTGTCTTGATGATATGGCAATGCCTTGGTTTTCGGTCCTTTGAAAAAACAAGTTGTACCAATAACTAAAGGTTCATGTCCTAATAGTTCTTTGGCTATTTCAAAGTTACGATGGTCCAACATAAATTTTCTCACTGTTTCATCTTGGTTCTGCATTTCATGCATTGTTGGGAAGAGGCTTTCGATAGGTAGACTTTTGTCCTGTATAATTTCCTTATCTTTGAGTTTTTTTAACCATAATTTTCTGTAAACTTGTTTTATTTCTTCAACTTCTTCAGGGTTATAAACACCTTTAATAACGAAGTAACCTTGTTGATTAAAAAAAGATAATTCTTCTTTTGATAGAAATGTACTCATAATTCCGCCTCCTCATTTAGAAGACAATAATTTAGATAGATAATCATATGCATCACTTAAAGTGTTAACATCATCAAGATTTAAGTTATCATCCAAAATATCGATATTATATTCCATTTCAAACTCAATCAATAGCTCTATTACACTTGTTGAATCCATATCTAGTTCTTCAAATGTGCTTTCAAACTTCACATTTTCTTTATCTATAATGCCTTCTACTATATTTAGAAACTTTGCTTTATCCAATTATTTCACCTCAGTTAGAAATTTTTGTATGAGTTCAACACTTTTCTGCCTTGGATTATAAGATAAAATTTTCTGTTGTAACTCTCTTGAATTTATAATGCATTGATTTAATCTACTTACCTTATATAGAAGTTCTTCTTTATTAATTTTTTCAGCTGATAATGTTTCAGATATGCCTAATTGGTTACATATACTTGCAAGTTTTTCGTGATCGTCACCTAATGGAATAATTAACATCGGCTTCCCATGCTTTATCACGTTTTGAAGAGTACCACATCCACCATGGGTAATAACATAATCAACTTGAGGTAAAAGTTCATCATGAATAGGAGCATCTTGAACCCATTTTACATTGATGGGAAGATCATCTCCCCACCACTCTTTTGAGTCAGATATGATCACTTCAAACATCGTTTGATTACCATAAGTATTAATTACTGTTTCAATGTATCGATTCATAATTTCTCTATATTCAATCCTTGGTATAGATGAGGTACAGACTAGTATTTTTATTTTTTGAGAGTAAAGTCGACCTGAATTTTTTCTTTCCAGCTGATGATTAAGGTTACCAACTAGAATTGTATTAGGAGGTAATTTAATCTCTTCATTTAAAAGTTCAGGGTATACAAATACTAAATGCCTGTAAGGTGAGATTCCTGCAAGGTCGCCTCTAGAGCGTATTGTTTCTGATGGTAAAGCAGGTAGATTTAAATATTGTCGAAGTTTATTTAAATTTTTTTGATAATCAAGCTGAAGACGACGATTCACTAATGCGCTTCCTGGCATTAACTCAACAGGAAGTGGGATGGTAGTTTGGAAACTTATCCATGGGATTTTTTTTATTTCAGCAATATATGCTGGAGAGGGTTGAGTAGAGTCACAAATAAAGAGGTCAAAATCATGGTTTTTAATTTGCTCTAGGATCTCATTGGAGAATTCTTCTAAATACAGGTTAGGTATCTTATCCCACCCTATTGGAATAAATCCAAGTCCTGTACCTTCTAACAATTTTTTATTTTGTTTGTTCCCAAGCAAAGTAACTTTATGCCCAATGTCTTGTAGTGCTATGCCAATCTCTCTTGCTGGTATAAAATGCCCGAGTAACCTCTGGCTACTTATTAATATGTTTCCCATTTTAAACCCTACCTAATAAAGTATTTTAAACAAGGTGAGGAAGAAACTCTCCATCTTTCATAACTAAATTATTATCAAAGTACATTCTTCCCCTACCGTCCTTTTTTAACATCGATAAAACCAAATCCATGTGAACAGTTGAATTGTTAAAATTATATGAGGTTTTATAGGATTGCCCTAGAGCAAGATGAACGCTCCCCTTCATTTTTTCATCGTAAGCTGATGTGAAAATAGGTCTATTAATATGAGGATTTAGTCCAATTCCAAACTCACCAAAATATTTAGCCCCTTCATCTGAATCTAATATATCCTTAAGTTTTGTATTATTGCTTGAATCAAATGAAATTAGTTCACCTTTTTCATACTCTAATTTTACATAATCAAAGGTAACACCAAAAGAATGAAAAGGAACATTGAATGTAATATACCCATTAACTGAATCTAATACAGGTGCGATGAATACCTCACCACCAGGTAAATTATGTGTACCATCACATATGGTAGGATTAATACCTTTTATCGAAAATTTTAAATTCGTATTGTGTGTAATTATAGAAACTTCATTCGTACTTTTTAATAAGTCCATTAGCCACTTAGCTTCTCTCTTAAACTCCTCATAATTAAACATTAGAACCGAATGTCTGAACAAAGTATTTAATTTATTTGTTGACTGTTTACTTAATTGGGATAAGGCTTTTGATGGGGGATTCAACAGAATCCATTTATTGGTCTCTTGGGCAAAATTCATGAGGGGTTCATAAAAAAATTTATAAAAGGCTTTGAGATTAACTTGGTTAACGGTATTCATTTCAAAAAGATTTGAGTCTTGAGTTACTCCAATAAATCCATTTACATGCCGAATGATTTTTGCCTCATATTTAAACATATTTCTATAAAATGAGGAATCACCTGAATTAATAAGCGCTGTCCATTCACTCAGTTTAATTTCCTTAATATAGGCATGGGCACCTACTTGTCGGATACTCGACAACAGATTTGTTAATAATGGAGTTTCACCAAGACAAAAAACATAAATCTTATCTGCTTTTTTCACTTTCAATGATCTATGAATTACCGAGTGTGCAATGTCCTTCATACCGTCTTTTCAGCAACTTTTTCTAATGCTGTGAAAAACTTTATTTCATTATCTAAAGTCTGTTGCAAATAATCCACTAATTTTTGTTTGTAATCTTTGTGTGGTTGCCTTTTCCATTTCATTAATACACCCATTATTAACGACCAACATTTACATAAATAAAATAATTCTTCAACCCATGATGGATCAAGGTATTTTTGTGGTATTACTTTTCTATCAACTGCTAGTAACCAAAGTTCTCGTAAACGCCTAAAGTAATGAATATCAAATTCAAAAGTCTCCAGCATGTTAACTAATTCATCAGTAGGTGTGTTCCTAATAGTATAAATGAAATCTTTTAAGTGGTTTAGTCCACCCAAATCTATCATATTCTCAACAGATGCTCTAACAAGATTTAAAAAAACTGTATCCCAATCTTCTGTTTCCTTTTGATCAAACGATAATATACCAATACCGTGGGAACTATCCTGTTTCCAACTTTCTAAAAACACATCCCAAGGAATTTTACCAAATTGTCCATCAAAATAATCTTTACTACCAGCTTCATCAATTAATGTCAGTTCCCCTTCATTGGAGTCTATTATTAATGACCAATGAACTAAGTCATGAACGTTATAATATGAAGAGTATGTTGTTTCAAAGGACTTATAGAAGAGCAAACAGTATCCATGGTTTTTTAGTTGTTTTAGGATTAATGTTTTTATATAGCTAGGAGAGATTGAAGTTGATGTTTTTATAGACCATCCCATATTCAATTCAGGTTCAGATCTCCTTAGTAGAAGATTACTATGGGAACAATCAAAATGATTCAGAAATACCTTAATCAAATCTACTTGCCCTTTCCATTCTAGAACTTCTTTCACAGACAATTGTTTACAATCTAAAGTACGTTCACAAAAACCATGTTTATCAGGAAATCTCCAGTCCACAACCTTGGGTACTGTTAGGAACTTCACGAAATTTTGCCTTGTGCTCAAGAAAAAAACTTCCCTTCATTTTAAATCTAATCCAGATTCCTCTCAACTAATTGAACGATGCTAGAAAAAGATTCAAAGTTTTCAAGAATAATTTCTTCATCTTCAATTTCGATATCAAATTCATCCTCAATTTCTACTACTAGTCGAATGAAAGTCATAGAGTCTATACCCAGTTCAAGCAAGTTATCTTCTTTAGAAAATTCAATGTCATTTAAAACACTTTTTAAACACTTCATTATTACTTCTTCATTGTGGGTCATATTCATTATCCTTTCCATTATTATGTCACATACATTATAAATTTGTTTATTGCCAATTTTCTCGGCTAAATTTATCTATTTTTTGTCGGACAAGGTAGTCCTTAAAAAAAGCATTGATACGTTTTTCTAATTCATACACTTTGTAAAACCCATTGCTTATATGACTAAGATGTTCTATATAATTAGTTTGTTGGTACTTAAGTGACAGGCTTCTAAGTTTAGTTAACTCTCTCTTAGATTGTTTGTACAGACCTTGAATCCTTTTAATTTCTTTATTTTCAGATTCATTAATTAGTTGTTGAATGGTTCCTAAATTAAATTTTTTGTGTTGAAGTAGTTTATATTGGATAATATTCCAAAGGATATACTCTTTGGGTGCTAATTTTTGGGGATGTGAAGCTAATTCTTCGAAATAATAGGATAAATATAAATAAACGTGATGACCGTTTGCATATGAACCTTCTTCACAGATGTCTTTGTCAAAAACCTTTGATCTGTCTAAGGAAAAAAATAATTGTGTTTTGTTTATAGCAGGTGACCGTGTAGGATTATTTATAGATATCGAAACAACAGGAAATCCATAATAAGCAAACCACCTTTCCTTATAAAGATGGTCTTTAATTGTAAGATCAAGACATCTTTCAAGTTCTTTGTAAGTAATCTCGAACTCTCCGAAGGTTTGACCGTCAATTTCAAAACCTAGTCCGTTAAAAGTTTGCTTTCTATGGTCGTATCCATAAATTATAGCCTCATGTACAATATTTTTGATTTTATAATATTTAGAGTGTCTTATATGTTTCCAGTTTAGAAAAACCAAAACATAATGATTTTTGTTCAATACCGATATGATGCTTGAATTCCAAGAGGAATCTTTATAAATAGGTACCTCAGATAGAACTTCTGAATAGATTTCCAAGTGTTCTTCCATTCGTACCATGGGAAACTGGTTGACATCCTCATTCTGTACTTTCAAATTTATGAAGTGACTATATATCCAAGGATGCAATTCGGGGTATGCAAAGAGTATACTTAATCTACAATTGTGGTAACACTCGGTTGACAAACCTGGATTCTTATATATAGGTAGAGTGTTAGTCATTGACCATCATCTCAAGAATATATTTTGGCCAAAGTACAGGGTTAGTTCCATAAGTATATACAATAGCTTGAACCCATCTTTCAATACCAAATGCTGTACAACCCGAATAAGCTGATTGATTTTTACTTTTTATATCGAATGATTTAGTTAAAACATCATCACATAAATTAAATGATGCAAGTGAGAAACTAACTTTACTGTTGGGAGTAAAGACTAGTTCGTATTTTCTTTCTCCGGCTCTTTGATAGGAGATTTTACTTCTATCATTTTTAATGAAGAATGGGTCATTTGCGGTTTCGATTTTTCCTTTTAGACCTAATAAATTAAACAAAGTCCAAACTTCTTCTACTAACTTATTCCTTAATTCAGTAACTTTCTCTTGTCCACCAATGTATACAATCTCATACATATTAAAGTCTCTTGATCGAAATGGAGAAATTTGACGTGTATTTTCATGCCGGAAGCATTGCCCAAAGCTAGAGATTACATCAAGATCTTTTTCAAGATCTTCCCCTTCCCTATCGTTATAGGCAAAATAGCAAAGGCATGGCCTTAAGTAATAGTTTGTAGCTTGGAACAAGTCACTTGTATCAAGACTGTTTTCAGTTAGTAATCTGTATTTTTCTAAATCTTCTTTTTGATGTTTAATTTCCGACATCCTATAAGTGTTTTGTGGGAAGTGCAAGGAATATTTACTTTTATCCATTAATAATTTAGACATTATTGTTGGATACTTGGTGTAGGTTGCATTGAATTTTGAACTAATTTGATCCAATAACCGTTTAACAGCTTCATATATCTTTGCGATATCCCCTTCAAAACTAATTCCATCCTCATTTTTTTTAGATACAATAAATTCGCCGGATACTTCACTATCATCACAATTATCTTTAATAACCTTTTTTTTAATCTGCCGATCCTTTTGAGTTATAAGTTTCTCTAAATCACCAAAAAATTTAACTTGTTTATCTCCTTTATATATTACCTTTAGATTCTTATAATCATATGACACCTTGGTAACTCCTGTAGATAATAGATAAATACGGTTGATTAAATCAGGAAAATCTTTTGTTTTTATTTTAGAAATAGGGTAGTTAAACAACATCTTTTATCACCTTTTTAGCCAAAGTTTCCTAAATTATATAGTGATTCGATACACTTTGACTCGGCATAAAACATCAAAAAAACAGGGAATATCTAAAATCTTGACTTTAAAAGCCGAGCATATAAATTTAAGAATCATACATAATAAACAAAAAAAGGTGGGAATGTGGATGTTGAATCTTGATAAATTTGAACATCAAAGTCTACTTGTTTCAAATTTAGAAAAGTCAATCCGTTGGTATAACAAAAGATTAGGCTATAAGCTTGTTCTTTATAACCCAGAGCATAATGCTATTTTATCAATTGATGAACATAAGAAGAATTTTTTAAAGCTGGACGTAGTATCAGAGAATACAAAATTTAAAGGTTCAAAGGTTTTACTTAAATATCATTCTCTTGACAGTATTTATAAGATGCTAAATAAACAAGATGAAAGCATACATTTGAATGGCAATAAAGAGGTTGGAGGGAGTATTTCAATAAGTGATCGTGATAGTAATGAACTATTATTTGTTGAGAAATAGATTTTTAAAAAAAATACCTTTCAATTAATCCGTAACCAGAATCCAAATTGATAGTTATTCAATGAAATAATAGTTTCGGTTCTTCTCTATAAGTCCCAATAACCTTCTTGTTCACTTATTATTCTTGCAACAAAGTAATGGGTTATTTCAGATATGATGTAGCAGAAGTTAGACCTTTTCTAATCTCACTATCAGCCCACACCAGAAGGTGTGGGCTTTCATAACTCTCAACTTTCAATGGAAGAGCTACATCACCACGGAATACCTTCGAGATGTAGAAGAAACAAAATAAACAAACAGGAGATGTGTTAGATTTTGAAAGAGCACGGATTAATAAAAGTATGCCCATGTGGTAAGACATTCATTTGCACAGATGGCGATTGGTTTTGCAGCTTAGAATGCTATGAAAAATGGGAAGACATAAATGGGAAAGAAGATCGATTGAACTTACTACCATTATATAAAACGTATAGTGGACTAGAGGATTACATCTATGAAATTAACAACGTTAAATACAATCTGTATGTGCTTATCA containing:
- a CDS encoding acyl-CoA dehydrogenase family protein, with the translated sequence MKLRDFNVEDIQGKIDYLINEEYHLLTLEEGLTPKDYFVFISNLSSICHHTALSFAMHLYTLWGLKLLLPDRKKVNKYINSVLNEGSLLASLNEPGLYFVSPDKLREKDFNIIASPVKGGYILNGVKNFISMEPLVTYLPMYCRIENYQEKDHGIIVVIVNKNTQGINIKKNWDSISMEHTESNSVELNNVFVSSEDVLLMPSTSISQTDLFGYLFRLSISSVYYGIAKSATEYIKNHTVKHKVPHFDKPLAFFPGSQYSIAEMIIKLETSYSQIIQLCEALQSVMDTPISYESKKEIKKISLITKEYSTQSAKEIVDTGLKIVGVKSLSKKNYLSELYKDVIAGQFHPPQRDIAYELLAKDFVGILPWKNRW
- a CDS encoding aminopeptidase — protein: MKDIAHSVIHRSLKVKKADKIYVFCLGETPLLTNLLSSIRQVGAHAYIKEIKLSEWTALINSGDSSFYRNMFKYEAKIIRHVNGFIGVTQDSNLFEMNTVNQVNLKAFYKFFYEPLMNFAQETNKWILLNPPSKALSQLSKQSTNKLNTLFRHSVLMFNYEEFKREAKWLMDLLKSTNEVSIITHNTNLKFSIKGINPTICDGTHNLPGGEVFIAPVLDSVNGYITFNVPFHSFGVTFDYVKLEYEKGELISFDSSNNTKLKDILDSDEGAKYFGEFGIGLNPHINRPIFTSAYDEKMKGSVHLALGQSYKTSYNFNNSTVHMDLVLSMLKKDGRGRMYFDNNLVMKDGEFLPHLV
- a CDS encoding phosphopantetheine-binding protein codes for the protein MKCLKSVLNDIEFSKEDNLLELGIDSMTFIRLVVEIEDEFDIEIEDEEIILENFESFSSIVQLVERNLD
- a CDS encoding aminoacyl--tRNA ligase-related protein yields the protein MLFNYPISKIKTKDFPDLINRIYLLSTGVTKVSYDYKNLKVIYKGDKQVKFFGDLEKLITQKDRQIKKKVIKDNCDDSEVSGEFIVSKKNEDGISFEGDIAKIYEAVKRLLDQISSKFNATYTKYPTIMSKLLMDKSKYSLHFPQNTYRMSEIKHQKEDLEKYRLLTENSLDTSDLFQATNYYLRPCLCYFAYNDREGEDLEKDLDVISSFGQCFRHENTRQISPFRSRDFNMYEIVYIGGQEKVTELRNKLVEEVWTLFNLLGLKGKIETANDPFFIKNDRSKISYQRAGERKYELVFTPNSKVSFSLASFNLCDDVLTKSFDIKSKNQSAYSGCTAFGIERWVQAIVYTYGTNPVLWPKYILEMMVND
- a CDS encoding phytanoyl-CoA dioxygenase family protein, which encodes MSTFLSKEELSFFNQQGYFVIKGVYNPEEVEEIKQVYRKLWLKKLKDKEIIQDKSLPIESLFPTMHEMQNQDETVRKFMLDHRNFEIAKELLGHEPLVIGTTCFFKGPKTKALPYHQDNIDNGCIPDKNVALWISLDESDQENGSLCFLPKSHQYGLLSINLKAEHPYGILSTQVNNANTNLSEEMNEVCIKTQPGDVVVFDGNTIHGSSSNDTINRFRRSFAIHFTTKDVKKVFANFNNLYDREGNIIPKKVNKDHGLIRNLLLPEEKMKQGEKIY
- a CDS encoding glycosyltransferase yields the protein MGNILISSQRLLGHFIPAREIGIALQDIGHKVTLLGNKQNKKLLEGTGLGFIPIGWDKIPNLYLEEFSNEILEQIKNHDFDLFICDSTQPSPAYIAEIKKIPWISFQTTIPLPVELMPGSALVNRRLQLDYQKNLNKLRQYLNLPALPSETIRSRGDLAGISPYRHLVFVYPELLNEEIKLPPNTILVGNLNHQLERKNSGRLYSQKIKILVCTSSIPRIEYREIMNRYIETVINTYGNQTMFEVIISDSKEWWGDDLPINVKWVQDAPIHDELLPQVDYVITHGGCGTLQNVIKHGKPMLIIPLGDDHEKLASICNQLGISETLSAEKINKEELLYKVSRLNQCIINSRELQQKILSYNPRQKSVELIQKFLTEVK
- a CDS encoding phosphopantetheine-binding protein yields the protein MDKAKFLNIVEGIIDKENVKFESTFEELDMDSTSVIELLIEFEMEYNIDILDDNLNLDDVNTLSDAYDYLSKLLSSK